The segment TGACTTTTTTGCCGAATACTTCTTCTGTAAGTGTAACAGTCGGAGCATTATCAAGCGCGCCTTTTCCACCGAAGAGTGCTTCTGCCGCAGACTGTGCTTTTTGGGCTTCTTCTTCGCCGTGTACCATCTTCGTTACTTCATAAGCAAGGACTTTCTTCGCTTCGTTGATCGCTTGGTCTTGAAGCGAACCAAGTCTGTTAACTTCTTCCATCGGAAGGAATGTTAAGAGAGCCAAACAACGTTTGACATCAGCATCGTTGATATTTCTCCAATATTGATAGAAGTCATACGGCGACGTTTTTTCCGGATCGAGCCAGAGAGCGCCTTTTTCTGTTTTGCCCATTTTGCGGCCATCGCTTGTCGTAAGAAGCGTATACGTCATACCGAATGCCGGTTTGCCTTCTTTACGACGGATCAATTCAACACCGCCGATGATGTTCGACCACTGGTCGTCACCACCCATTTCCATAACGCAGTTATGACGATTGTGGAGTTCAAGGAAGTCGTAGCTCTGCATGATCATATAGTTGAATTCGAAGAAGGACAGACCGCGTTCCAAACGATTTTTGAAACATTCTGCCGCAAGCATACGGTTAACAGAGAAATGTACTCCATATGTGCGCAAGAAGTCGATGTAATTCAAGCCCAAGAGCCAATCTGCATTGTTGACCATGATCGCTTTGCCGTCAGAAAAGTCGATAAAGCGTTCCATTTGTTTTTTGAAGCAATCGCAGTTATGCTGAATCTCTTCCGGTGTCATCATACGACGCATATCCGTTTTACCGCTCGGGTCGCCTACCATACCTGTACCGCCACCGATAAGGCAGATCGGGCGATGACCTTCGCGCTGCATGTGTGCCATGACCATCATACCCAAGAAGTGACCTACGTGAAGGCTGTCTGCTGTTGGGTCAAAACCGATATAAAAAGAAATTTTTTCTTTTTCCAGTAATTCACGAATCTCATCTTCATGTGTTGTTTGTGCAATATATCCACGTTCTAATAAAGTATCAAAAACAGACATGATTTCCCTCCCAAAGTTAATATTAATACAAAAAAATACTCGTCCCCTATCATTAAGGGACGAGTATTAACCCGCGTTACCACCCAAGTTGCAAATGCCTCTCGTGAAAGATCTTTGATCCTTCGCTTGTTAACGGTAGCTAACCGGTTCCGCCTACTGTTTATTCAGCGGTCTGCTCCCAAGTGTATTTCTATGACTGCCTTACCGAGTTGCACCATCCCTCGGCTCTCTGTAAAAAGACCGGTTCATATACTTTTCTT is part of the Selenomonadales bacterium genome and harbors:
- a CDS encoding tyrosine--tRNA ligase, whose protein sequence is MSVFDTLLERGYIAQTTHEDEIRELLEKEKISFYIGFDPTADSLHVGHFLGMMVMAHMQREGHRPICLIGGGTGMVGDPSGKTDMRRMMTPEEIQHNCDCFKKQMERFIDFSDGKAIMVNNADWLLGLNYIDFLRTYGVHFSVNRMLAAECFKNRLERGLSFFEFNYMIMQSYDFLELHNRHNCVMEMGGDDQWSNIIGGVELIRRKEGKPAFGMTYTLLTTSDGRKMGKTEKGALWLDPEKTSPYDFYQYWRNINDADVKRCLALLTFLPMEEVNRLGSLQDQAINEAKKVLAYEVTKMVHGEEEAQKAQSAAEALFGGKGALDNAPTVTLTEEVFGKKVIDVLTEAKIFATKSEGRRLITQNGLTLADSKVTDIEAVLTEDMFTDRSLLVRKGKKNYFRLVY